A window from Bufo bufo chromosome 1, aBufBuf1.1, whole genome shotgun sequence encodes these proteins:
- the LOC120986695 gene encoding thialysine N-epsilon-acetyltransferase-like isoform X2: protein MDCIIRPAEPQDSPHIMRMIQELAEYEKITHFIRLTEEGGPFAGYALFANSYSSWTGRTLHLEDLYVTPKFRGRGLGRRLMKKVAQEGVRSGCSQIHLSVLKWNHPAISLYRSLGAENLTEEPGYQVMSFQEEALRNMAAEEPQ from the exons ATGGATTGCATCATCCGTCCAGCCGAACCTCAAGATTCCCCCCATATAATGAGGATGATCCAG GAGCTGGCTGAGTACGAGAAGATCACCCACTTTATCCGGCTGACCGAGGAAG GGGGGCCTTTCGCTGGTTATGCCTTGTTTGCCAACAGTTACAGCAGCTGGACGGGCCGAACCCTACATCTGGAGGATCTGTACGTCACCCCAAAGTTCAGAG GTCGCGGTTTGGGGAGGCGGCTGATGAAGAAAGTAGCGCAG GAAGGTGTGAGGTCCGGCTGCTCTCAGATCCACCTCTCTGTGCTGAAGTGGAACCATCCGGCCATTAGCCTCTACCGCTCCCTGGGGGCGGAGAACCTGACAGAAGAGCCCGGCTACCAAGTCATGAGTTTCCAGGAGGAGGCGCTGAGGAACATGGCAGCAGAGGAGCCTCAGTAA
- the LOC120986695 gene encoding thialysine N-epsilon-acetyltransferase-like isoform X1, with the protein MDCIIRPAEPQDSPHIMRMIQELAEYEKITHFIRLTEEVLHRDGFGESPWFRCVVAEIPEIERSESGGPFAGYALFANSYSSWTGRTLHLEDLYVTPKFRGRGLGRRLMKKVAQEGVRSGCSQIHLSVLKWNHPAISLYRSLGAENLTEEPGYQVMSFQEEALRNMAAEEPQ; encoded by the exons ATGGATTGCATCATCCGTCCAGCCGAACCTCAAGATTCCCCCCATATAATGAGGATGATCCAG GAGCTGGCTGAGTACGAGAAGATCACCCACTTTATCCGGCTGACCGAGGAAG TTCTGCATCGGGATGGATTCGGGGAGTCTCCTTGGTTTCGTTGTGTTGTTGCCGAAATACCGGAGATTGAAAGAAGTGAAAGCG GGGGGCCTTTCGCTGGTTATGCCTTGTTTGCCAACAGTTACAGCAGCTGGACGGGCCGAACCCTACATCTGGAGGATCTGTACGTCACCCCAAAGTTCAGAG GTCGCGGTTTGGGGAGGCGGCTGATGAAGAAAGTAGCGCAG GAAGGTGTGAGGTCCGGCTGCTCTCAGATCCACCTCTCTGTGCTGAAGTGGAACCATCCGGCCATTAGCCTCTACCGCTCCCTGGGGGCGGAGAACCTGACAGAAGAGCCCGGCTACCAAGTCATGAGTTTCCAGGAGGAGGCGCTGAGGAACATGGCAGCAGAGGAGCCTCAGTAA